A section of the Paralichthys olivaceus isolate ysfri-2021 chromosome 16, ASM2471397v2, whole genome shotgun sequence genome encodes:
- the LOC109644303 gene encoding M1-specific T cell receptor alpha chain isoform X2, with translation MIFGSGTRVIIEPRDEYEPSYYELEDQDTTITACLATGFSKHNATLEHDLFKSGSTDMTGAARASEESLYSQVALWSDASQCESRTGKNESEVCADVLKKDPAVNTVSLLVVALRLLFLKTVVFNVLLTLRLWLSHRV, from the exons ATGATCTTTGGAAGTGGAACCagagtaatcattgaaccca gagaCGAATACGAGCCGTCCTACTATGAACTCGAGGACCAGGACACAACCATCACGGCGTGCCTGGCCACTGGTTTCAGCAAACACAATGCAACTCTCGAGCATGACCTTTTTAAAAGTGGTTCAACAGATATGACTGGAGCCGCCCGGGCGTCAGAAGAGTCTCTGTACAGTCAGGTGGCTCTGTGGTCTGATGCTTCACAGTGTGAGTCCCGCACAG GCAAAAATGAATCTGAGGTCTGTGCAGATGTTTTGAAGAAAG ATCCGGCGGTGAACACTGTGTCTCTGCTCGTCGTGGCGCTccggctcctcttcctcaagACCGTCGTCTTCAACGTGCTGCTGACGCTGCGACTGTGGCTCAGTCACAGAGTCTGA
- the LOC109644303 gene encoding T-cell receptor alpha chain constant isoform X3, with protein MVKSRDEYEPSYYELEDQDTTITACLATGFSKHNATLEHDLFKSGSTDMTGAARASEESLYSQVALWSDASQCESRTGKNESEVCADVLKKDPAVNTVSLLVVALRLLFLKTVVFNVLLTLRLWLSHRV; from the exons ATGGTGAAGAGCA gagaCGAATACGAGCCGTCCTACTATGAACTCGAGGACCAGGACACAACCATCACGGCGTGCCTGGCCACTGGTTTCAGCAAACACAATGCAACTCTCGAGCATGACCTTTTTAAAAGTGGTTCAACAGATATGACTGGAGCCGCCCGGGCGTCAGAAGAGTCTCTGTACAGTCAGGTGGCTCTGTGGTCTGATGCTTCACAGTGTGAGTCCCGCACAG GCAAAAATGAATCTGAGGTCTGTGCAGATGTTTTGAAGAAAG ATCCGGCGGTGAACACTGTGTCTCTGCTCGTCGTGGCGCTccggctcctcttcctcaagACCGTCGTCTTCAACGTGCTGCTGACGCTGCGACTGTGGCTCAGTCACAGAGTCTGA
- the LOC109644303 gene encoding T-cell receptor alpha chain constant isoform X1: MKRHHPGRWFMLTFRSSFLSCVTSTGFQKIWFGSGIKVIVNNRDEYEPSYYELEDQDTTITACLATGFSKHNATLEHDLFKSGSTDMTGAARASEESLYSQVALWSDASQCESRTGKNESEVCADVLKKDPAVNTVSLLVVALRLLFLKTVVFNVLLTLRLWLSHRV, translated from the exons ATGAAGCGTCACCATCCAGGTCGGTGGTTCATGTTGACTTTTCGCTCCTCCTTCCTGAGCTGTGTGACGAGTACTGGCTTCCAGAAAATCTGGTTTGGATCTGGAATTAAAGTCATCGTCAACAACA gagaCGAATACGAGCCGTCCTACTATGAACTCGAGGACCAGGACACAACCATCACGGCGTGCCTGGCCACTGGTTTCAGCAAACACAATGCAACTCTCGAGCATGACCTTTTTAAAAGTGGTTCAACAGATATGACTGGAGCCGCCCGGGCGTCAGAAGAGTCTCTGTACAGTCAGGTGGCTCTGTGGTCTGATGCTTCACAGTGTGAGTCCCGCACAG GCAAAAATGAATCTGAGGTCTGTGCAGATGTTTTGAAGAAAG ATCCGGCGGTGAACACTGTGTCTCTGCTCGTCGTGGCGCTccggctcctcttcctcaagACCGTCGTCTTCAACGTGCTGCTGACGCTGCGACTGTGGCTCAGTCACAGAGTCTGA
- the LOC109644303 gene encoding T-cell receptor alpha chain constant isoform X4 has translation MSRDEYEPSYYELEDQDTTITACLATGFSKHNATLEHDLFKSGSTDMTGAARASEESLYSQVALWSDASQCESRTGKNESEVCADVLKKDPAVNTVSLLVVALRLLFLKTVVFNVLLTLRLWLSHRV, from the exons ATGTCAC gagaCGAATACGAGCCGTCCTACTATGAACTCGAGGACCAGGACACAACCATCACGGCGTGCCTGGCCACTGGTTTCAGCAAACACAATGCAACTCTCGAGCATGACCTTTTTAAAAGTGGTTCAACAGATATGACTGGAGCCGCCCGGGCGTCAGAAGAGTCTCTGTACAGTCAGGTGGCTCTGTGGTCTGATGCTTCACAGTGTGAGTCCCGCACAG GCAAAAATGAATCTGAGGTCTGTGCAGATGTTTTGAAGAAAG ATCCGGCGGTGAACACTGTGTCTCTGCTCGTCGTGGCGCTccggctcctcttcctcaagACCGTCGTCTTCAACGTGCTGCTGACGCTGCGACTGTGGCTCAGTCACAGAGTCTGA